The proteins below are encoded in one region of Festucalex cinctus isolate MCC-2025b chromosome 2, RoL_Fcin_1.0, whole genome shotgun sequence:
- the fmnl2b gene encoding formin-like protein 2 isoform X1: MGNAESMESQLAVIRSRAAPVRLPMPDAAELEERFSIALNSMNLPPDKVRLLRSYDNEKKWELICDQERFQVKNPPHTYIQKLRGFLDPAVTRKKFRRRVQESTQTLRELEISLRTNHIGWVREFLNEENRGLDVLVEYLSFAQYAVTFDGEQSESGGDAASIDSPWSRSIEDLHGDCSLPSPSSSAARTARHSISSSTLVTRSNTLPSSRTLKNSRLVCKKDDVHVCIMCLRAIMNYQYGFNMVMSHPHGVNEIALSLNNRNARTKALVLELLAAVCLVRGGHEIILSAFDNFKTVCSESMRFEKLMEHFKNEDDNIDFLVACMQFINIVVHSVEDMNFRVHLQYDFTKLNLDDHLERLKHTESDRLQVQIQAYLDNVFDVGTLLEDAETKTAALERVEELEENLNTMSERLLDVENEAMLKIVELEKQLMQTNKELDQLRDVYASANTQVHTLRRIVREKDQTIRRQSRLERQAQEAQQAGGPGAPQPQRGEGDGGVANSASPSPPPCPTLSPSPETVAYHNMGPGMGGASDMPAPPPPPPPPPMPGSVSNGLYPAPPPPAPPPPPPPPPPPCRTSELSSTLPMPPPPPPVAPPLPGSGCAPTVIFNSGLAEGPLKLFSVKIKKPIQTKFRMPVLNWVALKPSQINGTVFNDIDDEAILRDLDVEGFEELFKTKAQGPAMDLTLSRQKLPQKAPSRVSLLDANRAKNLAITLRKAGQGPEVICRAIHMFDLRTIRVDFVECLMRFLPTEAEVKLLRQYERDRKPLEALSDEDSFMIQFSRIERLNQRMSIMTFMGNFSDNVQLLTPQLHAMIAASVSIKSSQKLKKILEIILALGNYMNSSKRGAVYGFKLQSLDLLLETKSTDRTQTLLHYISNVVREKYPTAALFYNELHYVDKAAAVSLENVLCDVKELQRGMELTWREFSVQHNAILKDFISRHESRLNKLQEDARIAQDAFEDVVKFFGESSKTMPPSVFFPIFVRFIKAYRLAEEENEQRRRQEQMMLEKMEQEEQQQDEETKSPSHKGKRQQQELLTELRRRQGKDSRHVYEGKDGAIEDIITALKTGPFTARSAKRSSRFFCDPAHPEEHF; the protein is encoded by the exons ATGGGGAACGCGGAGAGCATGGAAAGCCAGCTGGCCGTCATCCGGTCCAGAGCCGCACCGGTCCGACTCCCGATGCCTGACGCCGCCGAGCTCGAGGAGAGGTTCTCCATCGCACTG AATTCCATGAACTTGCCTCCAGACAAGGTGCGTTTGCTGCGTTCCTATGACAATGAGAAGAAGTGGGAGCTCATCTGTGATCAG GAGAGGTTCCAGGTGAAAAACCCGCCGCACACGTACATCCAGAAGCTGCGAGGATTTCTTGATCCGGCTGTTACACGCAAG aaGTTCAGGAGGAGGGTCCAGGAGTCGACTCAGACACTCCGAGAACTTGAGATTTCTCTTCGCACAAACCACATCGG gtgGGTTCGAGAGTTTCTAAACGAGGAAAATCGAGGGCTTGATGTCCTGGTTGAGTATTTGTCCTTCGCTCAGTATGCTGTCAC GTTTGACGGCGAGCAGTCAGAGTCCGGAGGAGACGCGGCTTCAATCGACTCTCCATGGAGTCGGTCCATTGAGGATCTCCATGGCGACTGCAGTCTCCCgtccccatcctcctctgcagcCAGAACAGCACGACACTCCATCAG TAGTTCCACCTTGGTAACGCGCTCCAACACGCTGCCCAGTAGCCGCACTCTGAAAAATTCCCGACTGGTCTGCAAGAAAGACGACGTCCATGTGTGCATCATGTGTCTACGAGCTATCATGAACTACCAG TACGGTTTCAACATGGTCATGTCTCATCCGCATGGAGTCAACGAAATTGCTCTGAGCCTCAACAACAGGAACGCAAG GACGAAGGCTCTGGTGTTGGAGTTGTTAGCGGCTGTGTGTTTGGTCCGAGGAGGACATGAGATCATCTTGTCGGCTTTTGACAACTTTAAAACT GTGTGCTCAGAGTCCATGCGCTTTGAAAAGTTGATGGAACATTTCAAAAATGAAGACGACAATATCGACTTCTTG GTGGCGTGCATGCAGTTCATCAACATTGTGGTCCACTCAGTGGAAGACATGAACTTCCGAGTCCATCTCCAGTATGACTTTACCAAACTCAACCTGGATGACCACCTCGAG AGGCTGAAGCACACGGAGAGTGACAGACTGCAGGTGCAGATCCAGGCATACCTGGACAACGTGTTTGACGTGGGGACGCTGCTGGAAGATGCAGAGACTAAAACCGCAGCTCTGGAAAGAGTGGAAGAGCTGGAGGAGAACCTGAATACC ATGTCGGAGCGTCTGCTGGACGTAGAAAATGAAGCAATGCTGAAGATTGTGGAACTGGAAAAACAGctgatgcaaacaaacaaagagtTGGACCAACTCCGA GATGTGTACGCCAGTGCCAACACACAGGTGCACACGCTGAGGCGGATTGTTCGAGAGAAGGACCAGACCATTCGCCGTCAGAGTCGTCTGGAGCGACAGGCCCAGGAGGCTCAACAAGCAGGAGGTCCCGGAGCTCCTCAACCCCAAAGAGGAGAAGGCGATGGGGGTGTGGCCAATTCTGCCTCACCCTCGCCTCCTCCCTGCCCCACTCTCTCACCCAG CCCAGAGACAGTGGCCTATCATAACATGGGACCAGGAATGGGCGGTGCTTCAGATATGCCGGCTCCGCCCCCACCGCCTCCTCCGCCACCGATGCCAGGCTCAG TGTCCAACGGGTTGTACCCTGCTCCTCCCCCGCCTGCTCCTCCGCCACCTCCCCCGCCTCCTCCCCCTCCGTGTCGGACCAGCGAGCTCTCCTCTACCCTCCCgatgccgcctcctcctccgccagtGGCCCCGCCGCTTCCGGGTTCAGGATGTGCGCCCACGGTCATCTTCAACTCTGGGCTAGCAG AGGGACCACTCAAGTTATTCT CTGTGAAGATAAAGAAACCGATCCAGACCAAGTTCCGGATGCCAGTTTTGAATTGGGTCGCCCTGAAGCCGAGTCAAATCAACGGCACAGTCTTTAATGACATCGACGACGAAGCCATCCTGCGG GATCTGGATGTGGAGGGCTTTGAGGAACTCTTCAAAACAAAAGCTCAGGGTCCAGCAATGGACTTGACGCTGTCCAGACAGAAACTTCCCCAGAAAGCTCCATCCAGAGTCTCTTTGCTGGACGCCAACCGAGCCAAGAACTTGGCCATCACATTGAGAAAAGCCGGTCAGGGTCCAGAGGTCATCTGCCGCGCCATCCACAT GTTTGACCTGCGGACGATTCGAGTGGACTTTGTGGAGTGTCTGATGCGTTTCCTGCCAACCGAAGCTGAGGTGAAGCTTCTCCGTCAGTACGAGCGAGACCGAAAACCGTTGGAGGCGCTGAGTGACGAAGACAGCTTCATGATCCAGTTCAGTCGCATCGAGAGACTCAACCAGCGCATGTCCATCATGACCTTCATGGGAAACTTCAGCGACAACGTACAGCTGTTAACGCCG CAACTCCATGCCATGATTGCGGCGTCCGTTTCCATAAAATCATCTCAAAAACTGAAAAAGATCCTCGAG ATCATCTTAGCCCTTGGGAATTATATGAACAGCAGTAAGAGAGGTGCTGTGTACGGCTTCAAACTACAGAGCTTAGACCTG CTCCTGGAGACCAAGTCAACCGATAGAACACAAACGTTGCTTCACTACATCAGCAACGTGGTCAGAGAGAAATATCCCACAGCGGCGCTCTTCTACAACGAACTTCACTACGTTGACAAGGCGGCTGCAG TGAGTCTGGAGAATGTGTTGTGCGACGTAAAGGAGCTGCAGCGAGGGATGGAACTCACCTGGCGAGAGTTCAGCGTGCAGCACAACGCCATCTTGAAAGATTTCATCAGCCGGCATGAATCGAGACTCAACAAACTTCAGGAGGATGCGCGCATTGCCCAG GACGCCTTTGAAGACGTGGtgaaattttttggggagagctCCAAGACGATGCCGCCCTCCGTCTTCTTCCCCATCTTTGTTCGCTTCATCAAAGCTTACCGG CTGGCGGAGGAGGAGAACGAACAGCGACGGCGTCAGGAGCAGATGATGCTGGAGAAGATGGAAcaggaggagcagcagcaggaTGAAGAGACCAAG TCGCCATCTCACAAGGGCAAACGGCAGCAGCAGGAGCTTCTGACGGAACTGAGGCGACGACAAGGAAAGGACAGCCGCCACGTTTACGAGGGCAAGGACGGCGCCATCGAGGACATCATTACAG CTCTGAAAACGGGCCCCTTCACAGCCCGGTCGGCCAAACGTAGCTCTCGATTCTTCTGCGACCCCGCCCACCCCGAAGAACACTTCTGA
- the fmnl2b gene encoding formin-like protein 2 isoform X4, which yields MGNAESMESQLAVIRSRAAPVRLPMPDAAELEERFSIALNSMNLPPDKVRLLRSYDNEKKWELICDQERFQVKNPPHTYIQKLRGFLDPAVTRKKFRRRVQESTQTLRELEISLRTNHIGWVREFLNEENRGLDVLVEYLSFAQYAVTFDGEQSESGGDAASIDSPWSRSIEDLHGDCSLPSPSSSAARTARHSISSTLVTRSNTLPSSRTLKNSRLVCKKDDVHVCIMCLRAIMNYQYGFNMVMSHPHGVNEIALSLNNRNARTKALVLELLAAVCLVRGGHEIILSAFDNFKTVCSESMRFEKLMEHFKNEDDNIDFLVACMQFINIVVHSVEDMNFRVHLQYDFTKLNLDDHLERLKHTESDRLQVQIQAYLDNVFDVGTLLEDAETKTAALERVEELEENLNTMSERLLDVENEAMLKIVELEKQLMQTNKELDQLRDVYASANTQVHTLRRIVREKDQTIRRQSRLERQAQEAQQAGGPGAPQPQRGEGDGGVANSASPSPPPCPTLSPSPETVAYHNMGPGMGGASDMPAPPPPPPPPPMPGSVSNGLYPAPPPPAPPPPPPPPPPPCRTSELSSTLPMPPPPPPVAPPLPGSGCAPTVIFNSGLAAVKIKKPIQTKFRMPVLNWVALKPSQINGTVFNDIDDEAILRDLDVEGFEELFKTKAQGPAMDLTLSRQKLPQKAPSRVSLLDANRAKNLAITLRKAGQGPEVICRAIHMFDLRTIRVDFVECLMRFLPTEAEVKLLRQYERDRKPLEALSDEDSFMIQFSRIERLNQRMSIMTFMGNFSDNVQLLTPQLHAMIAASVSIKSSQKLKKILEIILALGNYMNSSKRGAVYGFKLQSLDLLLETKSTDRTQTLLHYISNVVREKYPTAALFYNELHYVDKAAAVSLENVLCDVKELQRGMELTWREFSVQHNAILKDFISRHESRLNKLQEDARIAQDAFEDVVKFFGESSKTMPPSVFFPIFVRFIKAYRLAEEENEQRRRQEQMMLEKMEQEEQQQDEETKSPSHKGKRQQQELLTELRRRQGKDSRHVYEGKDGAIEDIITALKTGPFTARSAKRSSRFFCDPAHPEEHF from the exons ATGGGGAACGCGGAGAGCATGGAAAGCCAGCTGGCCGTCATCCGGTCCAGAGCCGCACCGGTCCGACTCCCGATGCCTGACGCCGCCGAGCTCGAGGAGAGGTTCTCCATCGCACTG AATTCCATGAACTTGCCTCCAGACAAGGTGCGTTTGCTGCGTTCCTATGACAATGAGAAGAAGTGGGAGCTCATCTGTGATCAG GAGAGGTTCCAGGTGAAAAACCCGCCGCACACGTACATCCAGAAGCTGCGAGGATTTCTTGATCCGGCTGTTACACGCAAG aaGTTCAGGAGGAGGGTCCAGGAGTCGACTCAGACACTCCGAGAACTTGAGATTTCTCTTCGCACAAACCACATCGG gtgGGTTCGAGAGTTTCTAAACGAGGAAAATCGAGGGCTTGATGTCCTGGTTGAGTATTTGTCCTTCGCTCAGTATGCTGTCAC GTTTGACGGCGAGCAGTCAGAGTCCGGAGGAGACGCGGCTTCAATCGACTCTCCATGGAGTCGGTCCATTGAGGATCTCCATGGCGACTGCAGTCTCCCgtccccatcctcctctgcagcCAGAACAGCACGACACTCCATCAG TTCCACCTTGGTAACGCGCTCCAACACGCTGCCCAGTAGCCGCACTCTGAAAAATTCCCGACTGGTCTGCAAGAAAGACGACGTCCATGTGTGCATCATGTGTCTACGAGCTATCATGAACTACCAG TACGGTTTCAACATGGTCATGTCTCATCCGCATGGAGTCAACGAAATTGCTCTGAGCCTCAACAACAGGAACGCAAG GACGAAGGCTCTGGTGTTGGAGTTGTTAGCGGCTGTGTGTTTGGTCCGAGGAGGACATGAGATCATCTTGTCGGCTTTTGACAACTTTAAAACT GTGTGCTCAGAGTCCATGCGCTTTGAAAAGTTGATGGAACATTTCAAAAATGAAGACGACAATATCGACTTCTTG GTGGCGTGCATGCAGTTCATCAACATTGTGGTCCACTCAGTGGAAGACATGAACTTCCGAGTCCATCTCCAGTATGACTTTACCAAACTCAACCTGGATGACCACCTCGAG AGGCTGAAGCACACGGAGAGTGACAGACTGCAGGTGCAGATCCAGGCATACCTGGACAACGTGTTTGACGTGGGGACGCTGCTGGAAGATGCAGAGACTAAAACCGCAGCTCTGGAAAGAGTGGAAGAGCTGGAGGAGAACCTGAATACC ATGTCGGAGCGTCTGCTGGACGTAGAAAATGAAGCAATGCTGAAGATTGTGGAACTGGAAAAACAGctgatgcaaacaaacaaagagtTGGACCAACTCCGA GATGTGTACGCCAGTGCCAACACACAGGTGCACACGCTGAGGCGGATTGTTCGAGAGAAGGACCAGACCATTCGCCGTCAGAGTCGTCTGGAGCGACAGGCCCAGGAGGCTCAACAAGCAGGAGGTCCCGGAGCTCCTCAACCCCAAAGAGGAGAAGGCGATGGGGGTGTGGCCAATTCTGCCTCACCCTCGCCTCCTCCCTGCCCCACTCTCTCACCCAG CCCAGAGACAGTGGCCTATCATAACATGGGACCAGGAATGGGCGGTGCTTCAGATATGCCGGCTCCGCCCCCACCGCCTCCTCCGCCACCGATGCCAGGCTCAG TGTCCAACGGGTTGTACCCTGCTCCTCCCCCGCCTGCTCCTCCGCCACCTCCCCCGCCTCCTCCCCCTCCGTGTCGGACCAGCGAGCTCTCCTCTACCCTCCCgatgccgcctcctcctccgccagtGGCCCCGCCGCTTCCGGGTTCAGGATGTGCGCCCACGGTCATCTTCAACTCTGGGCTAGCAG CTGTGAAGATAAAGAAACCGATCCAGACCAAGTTCCGGATGCCAGTTTTGAATTGGGTCGCCCTGAAGCCGAGTCAAATCAACGGCACAGTCTTTAATGACATCGACGACGAAGCCATCCTGCGG GATCTGGATGTGGAGGGCTTTGAGGAACTCTTCAAAACAAAAGCTCAGGGTCCAGCAATGGACTTGACGCTGTCCAGACAGAAACTTCCCCAGAAAGCTCCATCCAGAGTCTCTTTGCTGGACGCCAACCGAGCCAAGAACTTGGCCATCACATTGAGAAAAGCCGGTCAGGGTCCAGAGGTCATCTGCCGCGCCATCCACAT GTTTGACCTGCGGACGATTCGAGTGGACTTTGTGGAGTGTCTGATGCGTTTCCTGCCAACCGAAGCTGAGGTGAAGCTTCTCCGTCAGTACGAGCGAGACCGAAAACCGTTGGAGGCGCTGAGTGACGAAGACAGCTTCATGATCCAGTTCAGTCGCATCGAGAGACTCAACCAGCGCATGTCCATCATGACCTTCATGGGAAACTTCAGCGACAACGTACAGCTGTTAACGCCG CAACTCCATGCCATGATTGCGGCGTCCGTTTCCATAAAATCATCTCAAAAACTGAAAAAGATCCTCGAG ATCATCTTAGCCCTTGGGAATTATATGAACAGCAGTAAGAGAGGTGCTGTGTACGGCTTCAAACTACAGAGCTTAGACCTG CTCCTGGAGACCAAGTCAACCGATAGAACACAAACGTTGCTTCACTACATCAGCAACGTGGTCAGAGAGAAATATCCCACAGCGGCGCTCTTCTACAACGAACTTCACTACGTTGACAAGGCGGCTGCAG TGAGTCTGGAGAATGTGTTGTGCGACGTAAAGGAGCTGCAGCGAGGGATGGAACTCACCTGGCGAGAGTTCAGCGTGCAGCACAACGCCATCTTGAAAGATTTCATCAGCCGGCATGAATCGAGACTCAACAAACTTCAGGAGGATGCGCGCATTGCCCAG GACGCCTTTGAAGACGTGGtgaaattttttggggagagctCCAAGACGATGCCGCCCTCCGTCTTCTTCCCCATCTTTGTTCGCTTCATCAAAGCTTACCGG CTGGCGGAGGAGGAGAACGAACAGCGACGGCGTCAGGAGCAGATGATGCTGGAGAAGATGGAAcaggaggagcagcagcaggaTGAAGAGACCAAG TCGCCATCTCACAAGGGCAAACGGCAGCAGCAGGAGCTTCTGACGGAACTGAGGCGACGACAAGGAAAGGACAGCCGCCACGTTTACGAGGGCAAGGACGGCGCCATCGAGGACATCATTACAG CTCTGAAAACGGGCCCCTTCACAGCCCGGTCGGCCAAACGTAGCTCTCGATTCTTCTGCGACCCCGCCCACCCCGAAGAACACTTCTGA
- the fmnl2b gene encoding formin-like protein 2 isoform X3, giving the protein MGNAESMESQLAVIRSRAAPVRLPMPDAAELEERFSIALNSMNLPPDKVRLLRSYDNEKKWELICDQERFQVKNPPHTYIQKLRGFLDPAVTRKKFRRRVQESTQTLRELEISLRTNHIGWVREFLNEENRGLDVLVEYLSFAQYAVTFDGEQSESGGDAASIDSPWSRSIEDLHGDCSLPSPSSSAARTARHSISSSTLVTRSNTLPSSRTLKNSRLVCKKDDVHVCIMCLRAIMNYQYGFNMVMSHPHGVNEIALSLNNRNARTKALVLELLAAVCLVRGGHEIILSAFDNFKTVCSESMRFEKLMEHFKNEDDNIDFLVACMQFINIVVHSVEDMNFRVHLQYDFTKLNLDDHLERLKHTESDRLQVQIQAYLDNVFDVGTLLEDAETKTAALERVEELEENLNTMSERLLDVENEAMLKIVELEKQLMQTNKELDQLRDVYASANTQVHTLRRIVREKDQTIRRQSRLERQAQEAQQAGGPGAPQPQRGEGDGGVANSASPSPPPCPTLSPSPETVAYHNMGPGMGGASDMPAPPPPPPPPPMPGSVSNGLYPAPPPPAPPPPPPPPPPPCRTSELSSTLPMPPPPPPVAPPLPGSGCAPTVIFNSGLAAVKIKKPIQTKFRMPVLNWVALKPSQINGTVFNDIDDEAILRDLDVEGFEELFKTKAQGPAMDLTLSRQKLPQKAPSRVSLLDANRAKNLAITLRKAGQGPEVICRAIHMFDLRTIRVDFVECLMRFLPTEAEVKLLRQYERDRKPLEALSDEDSFMIQFSRIERLNQRMSIMTFMGNFSDNVQLLTPQLHAMIAASVSIKSSQKLKKILEIILALGNYMNSSKRGAVYGFKLQSLDLLLETKSTDRTQTLLHYISNVVREKYPTAALFYNELHYVDKAAAVSLENVLCDVKELQRGMELTWREFSVQHNAILKDFISRHESRLNKLQEDARIAQDAFEDVVKFFGESSKTMPPSVFFPIFVRFIKAYRLAEEENEQRRRQEQMMLEKMEQEEQQQDEETKSPSHKGKRQQQELLTELRRRQGKDSRHVYEGKDGAIEDIITALKTGPFTARSAKRSSRFFCDPAHPEEHF; this is encoded by the exons ATGGGGAACGCGGAGAGCATGGAAAGCCAGCTGGCCGTCATCCGGTCCAGAGCCGCACCGGTCCGACTCCCGATGCCTGACGCCGCCGAGCTCGAGGAGAGGTTCTCCATCGCACTG AATTCCATGAACTTGCCTCCAGACAAGGTGCGTTTGCTGCGTTCCTATGACAATGAGAAGAAGTGGGAGCTCATCTGTGATCAG GAGAGGTTCCAGGTGAAAAACCCGCCGCACACGTACATCCAGAAGCTGCGAGGATTTCTTGATCCGGCTGTTACACGCAAG aaGTTCAGGAGGAGGGTCCAGGAGTCGACTCAGACACTCCGAGAACTTGAGATTTCTCTTCGCACAAACCACATCGG gtgGGTTCGAGAGTTTCTAAACGAGGAAAATCGAGGGCTTGATGTCCTGGTTGAGTATTTGTCCTTCGCTCAGTATGCTGTCAC GTTTGACGGCGAGCAGTCAGAGTCCGGAGGAGACGCGGCTTCAATCGACTCTCCATGGAGTCGGTCCATTGAGGATCTCCATGGCGACTGCAGTCTCCCgtccccatcctcctctgcagcCAGAACAGCACGACACTCCATCAG TAGTTCCACCTTGGTAACGCGCTCCAACACGCTGCCCAGTAGCCGCACTCTGAAAAATTCCCGACTGGTCTGCAAGAAAGACGACGTCCATGTGTGCATCATGTGTCTACGAGCTATCATGAACTACCAG TACGGTTTCAACATGGTCATGTCTCATCCGCATGGAGTCAACGAAATTGCTCTGAGCCTCAACAACAGGAACGCAAG GACGAAGGCTCTGGTGTTGGAGTTGTTAGCGGCTGTGTGTTTGGTCCGAGGAGGACATGAGATCATCTTGTCGGCTTTTGACAACTTTAAAACT GTGTGCTCAGAGTCCATGCGCTTTGAAAAGTTGATGGAACATTTCAAAAATGAAGACGACAATATCGACTTCTTG GTGGCGTGCATGCAGTTCATCAACATTGTGGTCCACTCAGTGGAAGACATGAACTTCCGAGTCCATCTCCAGTATGACTTTACCAAACTCAACCTGGATGACCACCTCGAG AGGCTGAAGCACACGGAGAGTGACAGACTGCAGGTGCAGATCCAGGCATACCTGGACAACGTGTTTGACGTGGGGACGCTGCTGGAAGATGCAGAGACTAAAACCGCAGCTCTGGAAAGAGTGGAAGAGCTGGAGGAGAACCTGAATACC ATGTCGGAGCGTCTGCTGGACGTAGAAAATGAAGCAATGCTGAAGATTGTGGAACTGGAAAAACAGctgatgcaaacaaacaaagagtTGGACCAACTCCGA GATGTGTACGCCAGTGCCAACACACAGGTGCACACGCTGAGGCGGATTGTTCGAGAGAAGGACCAGACCATTCGCCGTCAGAGTCGTCTGGAGCGACAGGCCCAGGAGGCTCAACAAGCAGGAGGTCCCGGAGCTCCTCAACCCCAAAGAGGAGAAGGCGATGGGGGTGTGGCCAATTCTGCCTCACCCTCGCCTCCTCCCTGCCCCACTCTCTCACCCAG CCCAGAGACAGTGGCCTATCATAACATGGGACCAGGAATGGGCGGTGCTTCAGATATGCCGGCTCCGCCCCCACCGCCTCCTCCGCCACCGATGCCAGGCTCAG TGTCCAACGGGTTGTACCCTGCTCCTCCCCCGCCTGCTCCTCCGCCACCTCCCCCGCCTCCTCCCCCTCCGTGTCGGACCAGCGAGCTCTCCTCTACCCTCCCgatgccgcctcctcctccgccagtGGCCCCGCCGCTTCCGGGTTCAGGATGTGCGCCCACGGTCATCTTCAACTCTGGGCTAGCAG CTGTGAAGATAAAGAAACCGATCCAGACCAAGTTCCGGATGCCAGTTTTGAATTGGGTCGCCCTGAAGCCGAGTCAAATCAACGGCACAGTCTTTAATGACATCGACGACGAAGCCATCCTGCGG GATCTGGATGTGGAGGGCTTTGAGGAACTCTTCAAAACAAAAGCTCAGGGTCCAGCAATGGACTTGACGCTGTCCAGACAGAAACTTCCCCAGAAAGCTCCATCCAGAGTCTCTTTGCTGGACGCCAACCGAGCCAAGAACTTGGCCATCACATTGAGAAAAGCCGGTCAGGGTCCAGAGGTCATCTGCCGCGCCATCCACAT GTTTGACCTGCGGACGATTCGAGTGGACTTTGTGGAGTGTCTGATGCGTTTCCTGCCAACCGAAGCTGAGGTGAAGCTTCTCCGTCAGTACGAGCGAGACCGAAAACCGTTGGAGGCGCTGAGTGACGAAGACAGCTTCATGATCCAGTTCAGTCGCATCGAGAGACTCAACCAGCGCATGTCCATCATGACCTTCATGGGAAACTTCAGCGACAACGTACAGCTGTTAACGCCG CAACTCCATGCCATGATTGCGGCGTCCGTTTCCATAAAATCATCTCAAAAACTGAAAAAGATCCTCGAG ATCATCTTAGCCCTTGGGAATTATATGAACAGCAGTAAGAGAGGTGCTGTGTACGGCTTCAAACTACAGAGCTTAGACCTG CTCCTGGAGACCAAGTCAACCGATAGAACACAAACGTTGCTTCACTACATCAGCAACGTGGTCAGAGAGAAATATCCCACAGCGGCGCTCTTCTACAACGAACTTCACTACGTTGACAAGGCGGCTGCAG TGAGTCTGGAGAATGTGTTGTGCGACGTAAAGGAGCTGCAGCGAGGGATGGAACTCACCTGGCGAGAGTTCAGCGTGCAGCACAACGCCATCTTGAAAGATTTCATCAGCCGGCATGAATCGAGACTCAACAAACTTCAGGAGGATGCGCGCATTGCCCAG GACGCCTTTGAAGACGTGGtgaaattttttggggagagctCCAAGACGATGCCGCCCTCCGTCTTCTTCCCCATCTTTGTTCGCTTCATCAAAGCTTACCGG CTGGCGGAGGAGGAGAACGAACAGCGACGGCGTCAGGAGCAGATGATGCTGGAGAAGATGGAAcaggaggagcagcagcaggaTGAAGAGACCAAG TCGCCATCTCACAAGGGCAAACGGCAGCAGCAGGAGCTTCTGACGGAACTGAGGCGACGACAAGGAAAGGACAGCCGCCACGTTTACGAGGGCAAGGACGGCGCCATCGAGGACATCATTACAG CTCTGAAAACGGGCCCCTTCACAGCCCGGTCGGCCAAACGTAGCTCTCGATTCTTCTGCGACCCCGCCCACCCCGAAGAACACTTCTGA